One part of the Acidobacteriota bacterium genome encodes these proteins:
- a CDS encoding DHA2 family efflux MFS transporter permease subunit, with the protein MKPLITIVAIATAIFMVNLDASIVNVALPTLCEDFHTGTREAADVVMFYLVALCASLLIFGRLGDLLGKRAIFLAGYVVFTVGSVACGLAPGFGALLAGRLIQGLGGAMLLATSMALVVENLPPDRTGRAFGLITVFSGIGYSLGAPLGGVITEFLSWRWIFLINLLPGIAGAWLSGRTLTRKKSAGTSPKDFDAAGAVLSVIALVAFVFGLNAMKADSVSSVRFLVLAGTFLAALAVFLFREHRFPQPLVDLRLFKDPRLVLGMASSFLVITLLAGLVFLLPFFLELAMRFTTEKSGLLIGIFPLITLLAAPLAGWLSDRFGSPPVCATGTVLVLAAMLVLLQLAPGTGTPFLVLSLVFYGFGHTTFTASNANLVMKRAPPGKEGVTSSLYTEATFMASAIGVSLFEWLFSVKTAGLAGADPAAQQATVAGGFHFAVGVAGVLAALALAASLAVVVATPRRDDAPPLE; encoded by the coding sequence ATGAAACCCCTGATCACCATCGTCGCCATCGCCACCGCCATCTTCATGGTGAACCTGGATGCCAGCATCGTCAACGTGGCCCTTCCCACCCTCTGCGAGGACTTCCACACCGGCACCCGAGAGGCCGCCGACGTGGTGATGTTCTACCTGGTCGCCCTCTGTGCGAGCCTGTTGATCTTCGGACGCCTGGGCGACCTGCTGGGGAAGAGGGCGATCTTTCTGGCCGGCTACGTGGTCTTCACCGTGGGATCCGTGGCCTGCGGCCTGGCACCCGGGTTCGGCGCCCTGCTGGCCGGACGCCTCATCCAGGGCCTGGGGGGGGCCATGCTGCTGGCCACCTCCATGGCCCTGGTGGTGGAGAACCTCCCGCCCGACCGGACGGGGCGCGCCTTCGGCCTGATCACCGTCTTCAGCGGGATCGGCTACTCCCTGGGCGCCCCCCTCGGCGGGGTGATCACCGAATTCCTCTCCTGGCGGTGGATTTTCCTGATCAACCTCCTCCCCGGTATCGCCGGCGCCTGGTTGTCCGGCCGCACCCTCACCCGGAAAAAATCCGCGGGAACCTCCCCGAAAGATTTCGACGCCGCCGGGGCGGTGCTGAGCGTGATCGCCCTCGTGGCTTTCGTATTCGGCCTGAACGCGATGAAGGCGGATTCGGTCTCCTCCGTCCGCTTCCTGGTCCTGGCGGGGACCTTCCTGGCGGCCCTGGCGGTCTTCCTCTTCCGGGAACACCGGTTCCCCCAGCCGCTGGTCGACCTCCGCCTGTTCAAGGACCCCCGCCTCGTGCTGGGCATGGCGTCCTCCTTCCTTGTGATCACCCTTCTGGCGGGGCTGGTGTTCCTGCTCCCCTTCTTCCTGGAGCTGGCGATGCGCTTCACCACCGAGAAAAGCGGCCTCCTGATCGGCATCTTCCCCCTGATCACCCTCCTGGCGGCCCCCCTGGCGGGCTGGCTGTCCGACCGGTTCGGATCCCCGCCGGTCTGCGCGACGGGCACCGTCCTGGTCCTGGCGGCCATGCTGGTGCTCCTGCAACTCGCCCCGGGGACCGGCACGCCGTTCCTCGTCCTCTCCCTGGTCTTCTACGGCTTCGGCCACACCACCTTCACCGCCTCCAACGCGAACCTGGTCATGAAGCGGGCGCCGCCCGGCAAGGAGGGGGTCACATCCTCGCTCTACACGGAGGCCACCTTCATGGCCTCGGCGATCGGGGTCAGCCTCTTCGAGTGGCTCTTTTCGGTGAAAACCGCCGGTCTCGCCGGCGCCGACCCGGCGGCCCAGCAGGCCACCGTGGCGGGAGGGTTCCATTTCGCCGTCGGCGTCGCGGGCGTCCTCGCCGCCCTGGCGCTGGCGGCCTCATTGGCGGTCGTTGTGGCCACGCCGCGACGTGACGACGCCCCACCCCTGGAGTGA
- a CDS encoding SDR family NAD(P)-dependent oxidoreductase, producing the protein MTEREDRVRVAVVTGANHGIGAAIARELALDGYRVVLREKDTHSMIRVSVPLYRATIGVA; encoded by the coding sequence GTGACGGAGAGAGAAGACCGGGTCAGAGTGGCCGTCGTCACCGGCGCCAATCATGGGATCGGCGCGGCGATCGCCCGGGAACTGGCGCTCGACGGGTACCGTGTCGTCCTCAGGGAAAAGGACACTCACTCGATGATCCGGGTGAGTGTCCCTCTTTATCGTGCCACGATCGGTGTGGCCTGA